ATCACCATTGCAAGTAGAATCTGAAGAAGATACTCAAGGTGGCATTGATGAAGATGAAAGATTCTCAACTAAGAGGCTCAGGAGAATGTTTGATCCAGACGCTCCAGATTCTCAAGACCCTGCCATGGAGGGGGAAGCACCTGCCATATCCAATATGCCTTCAGATGTCCATGacagagaaaagaaaaccacAACAGTACCAGCCACTCCTCCAACAGGCACAAGAGCTCCTTACACTCCAGAGACAGCAGATGAAAGGGGAGCCATTTTGCCACCTAAAGGAGTGCCTTACAATGACCGTGCTACTTCTGGGCCAGAAAAAACACCACCCATTCAACAAGTACCTCCTGCTGCTCCTAGAACTGACAAATTGTCCAAAACAGAAGATGCTAGCATGAGAGGACCACAAGGAGCACCACAGCAAACCACAGTTGATGCTAGAAGTGGTTCAGCACTTGTGCAAGGAGCTGATGCACATGCTCGTGTTATCAGTGATGAACAGACATACAAGAATTCCACCATGGGTGGAAAAGCTCCAGAGGCAACAAGGAAGGCTTCTGACAGTCAAGGTACTTCAGCATTGATCCAAGAACCAATTCTTGATACCCGTGGGAAGCAAGCACCAGTTGGCCAAGAAGAAATCCCCGGTGTTCGAGATATCGGTGACCGGGACACAACAAAAAAATCTATTATTAACAAAAGGGCAGCAGAACCAACTTCAGGTTCTCAACAAATTACAGAACCAGTTAAAGGAGCAGGCCCTACCTCACCTAAAACCCCTGGTGATAAGTCAACCAGAGCAGCAACAGCTGATCCAGGTGCAGAACTGACTGCACCAGTAGGAGCACCAGCTTTGGGTGGACAGAATGCTTCTGCAGTTCTCCGAGAAGGAAATCTTGATGCTAATAGCAAGAATGAGGCAGCCAAACCATCTCCTGGTGATCTAAGAACCACACTCCCAACTACACCAGGAAGGCTAGCACCAAGTCCTGAGACACAATCCCATGACACTTCAGGTAAAATTTCTGCATTTCTGTAGACATTGCATCATTACTGTAAAATCATTTCTCATATAGCAGGAAACTGTTAGGTGTTTCTTATGGAACAAATTAAGTTTAAGTACAATACTATTTTAGACAGCTAAGCTGTCATGCATAAATTTAGTTACATTTCTTTTTTCACTAGGACAACTAGTCCTTGTCTTACGGAGAGATTCTTTAGAACCTTTATAAGCTATAATGTTTGGTGTGTTGGCTGATCATAGGTATAATCATGACATAATGCAGGTCAATTGTCAAAACCATCTCCACCAGTATCTTCCTTATCTGACACAAGGAAGGAGAAGACTGGTATTGCTGAAACCATTCAAACTAGTGTGGTATCACCCAATGATCAGCTGGGTGGGCAAGCTACGAGGAATGCTGGACCAGCTTCTGTACCTCCAGCAGTGAAGTCACCAGAAGATAACAAAACATACCAGGAAGAAGCAGCCAGACAAGAGCTACCAAGAGATCAATCCAGGGCTCAGTTAGCTGAAAAGAAGAAGCAAGGCGACGATGCAACACCAACCACTAGAATTGGCAAGCGCAAAGATGAAGATTCCTTGGCAAATACCAGTGACAATATCACTGAACAGGCTCAAGGAACAACACATGATGCGCCATCCAAGCTGCAGATACAGTCTGACAAGAAAGAGCCTCAACCGTCAAAAGATGGTGGCAAGCAAATGAAAGAGACAACAAATTCTTCTAGCTTATCAACATCCAAAGAAGTATTGCCTTCACTCCCTGAGAAGAGAAAGCAAGAGCAGCAACTGAAAGGAGACAGGTCTGGTATATCACTGCAAGAAAATGTAAAGCAGGGTTATGAAACCACACCACTGGGGTCTGGAACAGTGCAGCAAAAGAAGGATATCTCCACAGATGCAGATAAGAACTATGAGAAAACTTCAGAAGTTAATCCGGAAGAAAAAAATCCCCTCTGATACTCAGCAAATGAAGAACAACAGAAGTGATAGCAAACCAGATAGCTCAAGCAAACCTAACAAAGGTAATCTTCCTGAGTCAGAGAGGCGTGGCTTGTAGACAGACCTATGAAGCACCTACTTCATGTCATATTCCTGTAGTTTATTTGTTGAAGTCTTCTCTACCTCACCACTTTCACATGTTGATGTAATAAGGTCTGTAACCTTAGCACCTTCAGACCAATCGTGGCATCTATATGACATGTTATTTTGCTGTTTTTCTGTGATCAATGACTTGTTTAGATGTCGAAGTCCTCATTCTAGTTTTGAATCATGACTACCTAAAATTTTGGCTGATGCAATAAAtaataaatactccctccgtcccaagaTAAGTGTTCATTTAGAAAATTTTGGACACATTAGTAGTTGTGAGAAATAACCATGTTACCCCTTATTATTCATACTAGTTGTTATTGAAAGTTGTGATGTCTATTTAGTTTTCTGGATCCTAAGTAAATTTATGTGCATTGGAACCTGAGAAATAGCATAAATTCATTTGATTGGCTCCACACACTTCTCCATACCCTCTTTTTTATTGATGTGGGTATTGCTTTAATTAGATGCGATTCACTAGGAGTTAAAAGAACACTCTTTGCAGGACAAAATTTGAAAGCTAAAACAACACttattttggaatggagggagtatgttccTTTGTAAATTATCTCTAGTGTTCACCTAGTTCCTTTGTAAATTAACTCCATCTGCTCTCAATTGCTAGTCTCGAAAGTATGAACCATTAATTGGAACCTCAGACAGGTAATTAGCCCATTAACAACTAGAATATGGAACTGATTGATTAGTAGTTTGCATCAGTTCGGTCTGGGAAGTTGTTTGGCTTTTCTATAAGGGAAGAATGCAGTCACATTGCACAAAGTGGCAATCTGCAGTAGTTATGCTGCTCTGTGAAATATA
The genomic region above belongs to Setaria italica strain Yugu1 chromosome VI, Setaria_italica_v2.0, whole genome shotgun sequence and contains:
- the LOC101775855 gene encoding proteoglycan 4, which produces MASLSTGAGPPVVNVYHEKSMILPDVSRVLTCLYEKNVKFETIKASYKDILSLQASRSVPVPFYDGPLFLQDSRAICRYLAETYEHQGYPFLLGKDVLERASIEQWLRNEEHAFDPPSRALFCHIAFPLHDEDDENNEDINREKRKLEEVLEVYEQRLGESDYLAGNKFTLADLVHLPGTHHVITSERFAYLYDSRKNVQNWWNRISARDSWQQVLRDMKTVEEEHIKEEYERQQQQRWQTEPQFVRDIHISHRQQEGTKSQTVLVAPPSTGTIITSISPAPREHENTTEHKPSSPVERNQGGFFTTTEKTQPPSRQTDSTTQKPPSSVQSTKSNFFTQPSTPTTAKMHQRTDAEKPIHKDASSPSKTSQISPKEAPDKPHLSGFFKVSGYKYEAGSVAKPSPQAPSGTPGARQASEAVASDKPSQGSAKSPHRITEPDYSESESKPFGVHPQVDKPDTQKQQTPYGKPPEQTVTHTYVGPEAGEKQKSAMGTHYAQGETAKQSTYSGYPAIAKRATEADQNRAPPPRAQEVQSGVQDAQKQAKALPADQKASGTSPLQVESEEDTQGGIDEDERFSTKRLRRMFDPDAPDSQDPAMEGEAPAISNMPSDVHDREKKTTTVPATPPTGTRAPYTPETADERGAILPPKGVPYNDRATSGPEKTPPIQQVPPAAPRTDKLSKTEDASMRGPQGAPQQTTVDARSGSALVQGADAHARVISDEQTYKNSTMGGKAPEATRKASDSQGTSALIQEPILDTRGKQAPVGQEEIPGVRDIGDRDTTKKSIINKRAAEPTSGSQQITEPVKGAGPTSPKTPGDKSTRAATADPGAELTAPVGAPALGGQNASAVLREGNLDANSKNEAAKPSPGDLRTTLPTTPGRLAPSPETQSHDTSGQLSKPSPPVSSLSDTRKEKTGIAETIQTSVVSPNDQLGGQATRNAGPASVPPAVKSPEDNKTYQEEAARQELPRDQSRAQLAEKKKQGDDATPTTRIGKRKDEDSLANTSDNITEQAQGTTHDAPSKLQIQSDKKEPQPSKDGGKQMKETTNSSSLSTSKEVLPSLPEKRKQEQQLKGDRSGISLQENVKQGYETTPLGSGTVQQKKDISTDADKNYEKTSEVNPEEKNPL